The nucleotide window TTGACCGCGGGAGCGCGGCCGCGGCCCTTGGACGCCTTGGCCTTGCCGCCGCCGGTGCCCGAACTGTTGCCGGAACCTTGCGACGGACCGCCGGCCGGCGGCATGTGGGCGAGCAGTCCCTTGGACTCGGCGAGCAGGGCGATGCCGGCCTCGGTGAGGTACGGGTTGTCGGCGGCGGGCTCGAACAGTGCAACGCCCAACTCGTTTTCCAGCGCGGCCACGGACTTCATCAGCGTCGTGCGCGACACGTTGAGGTTCTTCGCGGCGCGGGGGATGTCCAGCTCTTCGGCGACGGCGACAAAACGCCGGAGCAGTGTGGTGTCCACGGGCATCCCCTCGCCGCACGCGCGAATCGCGTGCCTACAGTACAGGCTACGCGGTGGCGACGGCCTCCACTGGCCGGCTCTGCACCCGGGCATCGTCGAGGAGCTTCATGAATTCGCGCATCCACTCGGGGTGGTCGGGCCAGGCGCGCCCGGAGACCAGGTCGCCGTCCACCACGGCCGCGCCGTTCTCGAAGGTGCCGCCGCCCAGCTCC belongs to Cryobacterium sp. SO2 and includes:
- a CDS encoding LysR family transcriptional regulator translates to MDTTLLRRFVAVAEELDIPRAAKNLNVSRTTLMKSVAALENELGVALFEPAADNPYLTEAGIALLAESKGLLAHMPPAGGPSQGSGNSSGTGGGKAKASKGRGRAPAVKGQSAPGKRRQSR